tacagcagttttattcagaggtgtgtttaactgatttatttacaaatgtttcacCTGAATGTATTTTAGAATTTAGTGTagatttgaaatgtctttttttttttttactttttgttaattgtataccTTGTGAAATTCATTCTGAGATCACCATGAAAATAGCTTTGCTGTTGGCATGACACTAAATAgtgaataaatagataaatatacatttattataaaggcaaaacattttttagcataaaaatagctttaaaatcttttattttaaaatttagaaatcCACCCAAGAATtctgtttaaatcatttttaaaacatcCTTATGAAGGAAACATAAACTTGGAAGTTCAtggaaaatatttgtgaaaattcTTTGATGGAAAATGGTTGTGGACAAAGATGAAAAGCATGTGTATTGTAAGGCACGTGCCTTCTTTGGTCAGTGGATGATAAGCCGAGGCAGCTGCCTTAACCCgagagtgtatatatatttatagggaCATTGGAAACAACTGGCAAGGCCGACAAATGACAACTGCCTCATGTGACAATTATGTACATCTCTGGAATGTGAAAAGTGAGAATGACATTCTCAGATGAGGAGGGAATTGAAATCTAAAGTCCAAACACACATAACCATAATCATGAGAGGTTTTAGCTAAATGGTAATAATGCTGCTTATAAGATCAATGTAGCTTTATGTTTAGATTGAGAAATAACCAGAGCACTTATTTAGAGcagtaaataataatttgtttcatCAAATGGAAATAAGCCGGAGAATATTGAAACAAATCATATAACTGTCAATCGCACAAAAACTTTAGAATTTTCAATCAGAAATAACAACAGACTGCTGACTGCAAAATGGCAAGCTGCCATGACACCATTTTTTCGGGGGATAGACCATCTGCCAACAGCAAGAATCTATCAGCTCACGAGTTTGGCATTGAAGACAGCAACTATGGCAGGGAGAGGCTTTCAAATCGGCAACTGTAAGCAGCTCGCGTTACAGCTAGCCAGAGAGTCCCACCCTTGCTGCAGCCCTAAAGAGCAGAGGAAGGTGGAGACAGAGGGTGGGGGGAATATGATCACACACCAAAATCCAACAGCTCTCCCAACCCTCGTCTCAGAGCACAGCGGACTCCATCATGACAGCGTGCTAAGGCTCAGCAGCTGCTGAGAGGGTGGTCGCCCCTCTGAGCTCAAGATCTCCCAGCACCTTCTTTTCTTGCCTGTTCCTTTTAAATCATTTGTGAAGCCCCTGAAGTTGAACCAAAAGATCAGGAAGATTGCGTTTTCTTTTCCCCCAACTAgttggattttattttatgattgaaGTCAGTTTGCCTCCTGATCTCTTAAAAAGACCTTAACTCATTACACAGCCACTCAGAAGCAGTAGCCATGCCTGAGGGAAGTATTGAGCAGCCTATGTACCCCTCCGTCCCCAGGGACTGTGGACACGAGTGCCGGGTCTGCGGCGTAACGGAGGTGAGCCTCACTGACTATGCCAGTCACATCTCCAGCCAATTACATAAACAACGCGTTGAGGATCAGAAGAATTGGCCCACAAATGAAGACCAAGATGAAGAGTACTTTGACAAGGACACTGTGCAGCTTATCGAGAAACGCAAGGAAATTATCAGGTAAGTCTATGCTTTGTTTTTGTAGTGTTTAAGTCTTTGTCACTGGAGTTTTTTTCTTagtgttttaatcattttttggTTACCACAACACTTCAACACTTGCAGTTCTATATTAAACTATTCTGCATACAGTTCTGAAACTGGAGTCTGGTGTCATGTGAGGCCAAAAACAGCCATGACTGCAACACTTGCACTCTCACACTCTTGGATGCATACAACACCATGCCTTTCCAGCTCAACCCTTAAACAGTATGGGCACTATGTCTTTAAATAGTCTGACCTCACCAACTATTTTTATGCACTATGCTGTTTAAGTGAAGCGTTAGACATGAATTAATGACAGATATCCATTGCCGTTTTGCCCTAATACATAATACAAGTACCAAATACCTAATACaagtaatacattatttatattttaacttttttacttcaactttatttttgatgGTGTTTTCCCTTGAACTCACGTAGGATAAAAAAGACTGTTCGTCACTCACCATTTCTATGGTCAGCTGTGAAACATTTTGATATCTCAAGATCTTTGATGTGTgaagaatacaaaataaaagtcatgatcaatgcaaatcaacacagaaataaccataaatgaataaaaatatcagTAGTTCCTCATTAATAAAAGTTTGATCCAATAAAATGAGCTTGATATTGAAACAGTGAAAGTTACACAGATTTCTTTCATGGAAGCAGCATGTGTGGTTTAATCATGGGGACAATAAACAAACTTTGAGTCTGCAATTTGGTTTCTTCTGAGCAGAGTAAATGAAGGTTCTGAATGTGGGGAATTTCTGAGTTTTGGTGGGGAATGCCACAAACAATAGAATTTTCACAAACAGTGGGGCATCAGCAGCTGTGATCCTGTTACATGCCAAACTGTATCCCATCCCCGGAAGACAGGGAAGGCAGTATTCTTAGCGGGTTTTAATGATCTTATTTCCAAATGTAAAGAAACATGCTTTTGTGTTTCTTCCCCATGTTTGAATTTACATGCATTATTGTTTAACATATCCATAATGCTGTTCACCTGTCTTGCTTGTTGAGTTGTAAGTCACCATTCTATGCCGAACTCTATTAGGAATGAAGAGGCTTCTGCAAAGCAGGCTAAAGATGAGCAGGAGCAACGCAGGAGGTGGCAGGAACTTCAGACTCAGTGGCCTGGGCCAAGGCCTTTGATGTACCAACAGTGTGGCCCTTGGGACCGGCCCTATCCCAACTTTACCCAGACTCCCAAAAGGGACAGAGGTTCCAATTGGCAGAATTTGAGATTTTCATCCCCTGAACGTGACAAAAGGTTCAGCCGAGATGTTAGGTGTGCCACATGGCATGCTGAAGGACCACCTGACTTGCAGAAATGGGAATCTGTTGGACGTCAGGGAGGGAGTTTGCACAACCAAGGAAACTTCTGGGTTGGTAGACAAGGTGGATATGGAGTCTGCCCTCCACAGCTGAGAAAGCAATTTACCTGGAGCAACAATCAGTTTAATGCTCCTTGGAAGAGACAATATATGTCACCACCTAGGTTCTTTAAACCATCTGCCAAAGAGCCTCAGAAGACACCAAGCAGCTCTGAGAATCAGACACGGGGTGAACAGAGTCTAGAAGAATCTGGTGGAGAGCATGATCCTAACAAAGGTAAGGGTCAAAAGTCAGAGAAGGCTCACAGATGGGCACCATATCCACCAGCCAAACTTGGGGATCCTTCATCTCAGACTGACCCTCAGCCAATGTTAGATAAGTCAGATGTGGGATCTCCTCAAACCTTTAAGGCACAAAGTTTCAAAGAGGGCATGGAGAGAATATCCCTGGCAGACCAAACAAATTGGCAGAATAAACCCACAGAACCTAAAGCGAGTGATTGCAGGGAGCAGAAGAGTTCCTTCAAGATCATTGGCGATACTAGCATGGATTGTTTTATCTACCCCTCCACCTCCACAACTAGGAAAACAGAGAAGCCCAGGATGCTTGCTGAAGATAGTTCAAAAATGTATCTCAGACAAACAGGAAGTCAAGGCTCCATAGGTTTTAAGCATTCCCATTTAAACTCTGAATTCCCACAACATGCCACTTCCAATGCAGAGCAAGATAGTCTGCTGTCAGAGATGCTGCGAAAAGCTAAAGAGACATTGCTTAATAGAAATAACCCCAATGATGTATCTGCTACAGAGAGCTGCCTCAAAGCATCAAAGACTGTGATGAAAGAGCAAGTAGAGAGTTCAGAATTAATCAAGAATCAAAAATTACAAGAGAGTAAGAAGAAACTGAACAAGAACAAAGGTCAGGAAAGGTTGGGTTTTGTGAGACATTTTAGCAATGACAAAGAGCAGTTAACCAGTACTGAGACCTCAGTACAGTTTGGCAAAGTGCGCAAAGACTGTAGGCAGTCTCTGCAGTCCTTACAAGTAAGTACCTCCACTATAGACCACAAAGATGAGGAGGAGTGTGGTGAAATGGAAGAAAATCCTCACTTACCAGTACAAGATCAAGTCATGGACACACTGGATGAAGGTTTGTGCTCGGCTGGTGAGGGGTCCCAACAAACTGCAAGTGGCTCTGTGCCCTCTCTAAGTAAGCTTGCATTACCTGCATGTCTCCAAAGGGATCTGAACCGTCATATGGGCCCCAAAGCAGCATCCCATGAACCCAACTTGAATATTGCCAGGCGTATTAGAAATGTGAGTGGCACACGAAAAAATGAGACTGAAAAGGATGCAGGACTTAAACCCACCTTGCGACAGCTGATTAGCTCTTCTGGCTCAAGGCGAAATGTGAACTGGGACCAGGTGTACCAGGAAGTCAACCGGAAGAAGCAGGGCAAGGGCTTACCAAGGTACTGCATGAGGATTTCTTCATTTTCTGTTTACTTGCATAAAATTGTTACTTCCTTCATACCTTAATTTTTTCTGAATCTTTTCAGATTTGGTATAGAAATGGTGCCCTGTGAACCAGAGGGCCCGAACCAAATGGATGAAGATGAAGTACCTCTTTCCGAGGGCTTTCATTGGGACTCTCTGTTTGAATTAAGTCAAGTGCCTTCCCACAAGCAAAGCTTGTCTGAAAGCAGTGTGGTCAAAGAAAGCCATTCTGGGACCAGCTCCATCCCCAAAGCTGTAGAACCAGTGAGGGACTCTTCTGAATATGGCCCCTCACAGCCACTGAGGAGAGAGGAGCTGCAGTCCACAGGGCTTCTGGAGAATCAAGGTTTGAAAGGGCCAACTAAGGGCCCTGAGGAAGTTGAAGAAGATGCTGGTTGTATATCTGAGACTGAACTGATTGACACGCAAGGAGCTGGGAAGAAACGCAGAGCTCCTGGGGTTAGCTTCATACTTTCTACTATGGTTTATGTATAGACACAGTTGCTTAAATTCTAATATAGTTAGCAACCTGCTACATTACACAGCTACCTTCAAAAGCAGCATCCATTGTAATTTTTGCGGTGCACAGCCCTGTTCCTTGAGATCTAACTTCcggcaaagttcagctccaaacCTGATCACATGCAACTGAACCAACTAATTAAGATTTTCTGCAACATTCGAGATTGGTGTGAGACAGGTGTGTTAGagacaggtgtgtttgatcaggatTGGAACTGAACACTTGCAGGTAGGTTGATCTCCAGCAATAGAATTGGGCACCTCTGTTCTATATAAACATTAATGCAAGAAGACCgtaaatgaaatgtaattctTGCCATTACCTAATTGTTGGATCTATCCACTAGGATGTTGTGTCTCCAGGGATTCCTTATGAAGATAGGAAAAACAAGAGGCAAAAAATTAAGGCTAAAAAAggtaacaaaattattttatgctatttttttgtaaaccaaaACAATGCAGTGTCCTAATTTGGGTGTTTTAATGTTTCTATGTATTGTGTTTTGCAGAACGCTCGCAAGTGGATCAGTTGCTGGCTGTGTCTCTACGTGAGGAGGAGCTTAACGTCTCTCTTCAGGCTGTAGACAACAGTCTTATTCAGGCACGTGCTGCCCTGCAAGCTGCCTATTTAGAAGTACAGCGCTTGCTTATGGTCAAACAACAGGTGAGACGGTAGTGctaacagaaatatatttaattgttttcagcTCTCACTGGGCTGCCACTTGAATTTACAGTTtcttttattaacaattttacaGGCGACGAATGAGGTGAACTCTTTGAGAACCAAGCGTATTGAAATTCTTCAAGGAATGCAAggtaaaaaaatcagaaagcaggAGTCatgtaatcatatttattaacTATATAAATCTAAGGTAAATGAAATGGAAAGTCAGATTAGTAACACATATCCTTTCATACTGTACAAATTACCTGTAATGATAGTTTATGGACAGTTTGTAGTATGCATCAGATATGACAGTTATAAAATCTTATTTGttactgataataaaataaacattgacatcaaaataatttttcaggTGAATTTGAatcaaaagaaagagagaggaacaGTGAGAGTATCTTAACGTCTTCATCAGCCCATGTTTCTCAGATCACCAATCCTGTTCCCTCAACAACAGCTGCTCACTCATCCTCTTCAACCTCATTACTGCCTGTTACCATCAAACAGGAGCCCATCACTCAATCTAACCCCATTTCTCAGCCAGATTTAGTCAAAATCCCCCTCCCATCACCTCAAAGTACCACACTTGTCCAAACTGTGTTTGCTGCTTGTCAAACAGGTAGGTTCTTATCACTAAATTGCAGCTTAGATGTTGCTATTTCTAACTGTACTGAATtgtataatgttttctttttgtcttaAACAGATGCTAGGTTCAACACTAAGATAAAGGCTTCACAAGGTGACACAAGCATGGCTTTGGCAGCAGCTTCCTCAGTTCACAGATTACAGCAGTCACCCGTCAAAGAAATTCATCGAAATTCGAGCTCTCAAGAGGCGTTAGCCAACCCATCTTCCTCATTAATGTCTGTAACCTTCTCTCCTAAGCCACTGTCTCCCTCTAACCACCTAGAAACTAATCCAGTGAAACGTGTACGAAAGCTAAAGAAGAGAAAGTGTCTAAATAAAGCAAAGTTGAATGAGCAGCCTGAAATCAGTGAATCTGAGCTTGACGCAGAGCAGTCTGCTCCTCGACCTACCCGCAAGTGCCGACCTCATCGGCGATCCAGCAACATAAATGCCTCACCTTCCACACCAGAAGAGAAAGATGAAAATGAAGAGATGGTGGTGACCGACGCTTCAAAAGCACAACAACAGGGAGCCAAGCTAGCAACACCGCCAGTGAATGGAGATCACTCCGAATCGTCTGAACTGGAGATGGTGGAGCTTCCCCCACCTGATATTGACATTGTCAATCTAGATTCTTCAGATGAGGAGATGCCTGAAAAGAAGGCCAAGGGGTCATCCACTGCGGACACAACAGACCATGCTGTCACAGACCCTCAAAACTTTGCCTGCAATGAAGTCACCTCAACTAGTGAAATTGATACTAGCAGTATAGTCAAGACTTCCGAAAGGTAAATCTTGTGGTTTAAACTAGGATTTTCTAAATAATTCTTCTTAATATCTTATAGAAGGGGTGTCCATTCCTGAGCCTGGAGGGCTTGCATAGTTTAACTCCAACCTGACAGAGCACACTTCCCTTGTGATTCTCATAATCCTAAAGACCTTGATTAGGACCGGATCCAAACTCCGGTATAGTGTATAGTGGAAAGCGCTgtatagtggccctccaggagcaggaatGGTCACCCCTCTCTTACAGCAATGATGGtaatcttgtgaagtaaaaaggaATCTTTTGAAAATGGACTTCTATATGAGTGCTACAAATCTGAACCAAACTGAGTTTATTCTACACCTGCAGTGTAGTTTTGGGCAATATGCTCCATAaggcgcttttccactgcatggtacggcaCAGTACAGTTCGGTACGGTTCACTTTTTGGGGGTTTTCCACTAGGTACAGTACCTGATACTTTTTTAGTACCACAtcggttgaggttccaagtgaaccgtaccattaccaaaacgtaatgtgtaaactctgctgatcacggaTTGGCAAGAGAGAATCGTCACTACCTGCGTCACCGAACGtgcgacacaaacacaaaagaaccaCTAGATGTAAATCCGCACAGCCAGCAAAGGAGCGAACGCAAGTGTTTTGAACGAGCGCACCTCTAAAGTGGTACTACACTGCAGTGAAAATGCTGATCAAGCTGAGCCGTACCATACCGTACTAAGCCATACCGAGCCGAATccacgcagtggaaaagcgccaatAGTCATATCATCCTATCTTTAGCCTGTGATCTCGCCAATACACAATATTATCATGCTAATTTACTAAATTATTTACTTGCTTCAAAcagtgaaccaactccagggtatGGCATCTATTTACTACACATTATATCTTTTTAGTCAAGTAGCAAATGGATgttctaaaatattttgaatatttgtatttaacatgataATGAATTTATAGAAACGTTGTAACATTACTCATTTTAAtgcttacatttacattcagcTACATTAAATGAGCAAAGAATATTAGCATTATCAAAAAACATTGTCACTGACTTCAGTCTAGCGTCAGTTTATGCACTTAATGATACAGTGTATGATAAATGAATCTCTTATACTTACattgcacatacatgtgtaaaACAGTGTGATTAGAAAGTGAACTGGATCACAgtgaaaaatgctaataaaacaaGCTGTAGTTAGGACCAGAGTGTGAGAACAGCTTAATAGTTTGTCAGAAAAGCAATATGGGATTtccaaaaagtgtttttaatctcTAAGATTAGTAACCATTCTGAAAGATACTGTTTAACAAGCATTTGGCTTTTGGGCTTTGAAGATGGTAGAAAACACAGCAGATTGTGGTGGGCGAGAGTGCACATACATAACAGATACAGCTTGTTTAATGTCATGTTCACTTACAGATGGTCTTGGCCTTTTGGCACCTTGACACTTTCTGTTTATTGTCACCTAAGGTTTCTGTTGCAGGAttgaattttctcttttttattgttACAGTGAAATAAAATCAGCCTCAGTGTTGGAGTCCAAGGTTCCTTCAGGTATGTGTTATGTTCAAAAACATATTTGGAAGCTGTAGCAAATGTACCATTAATACCACTTCTGCATCAGCAAAAGGTTttgccttaaaggggtcatatgacattgctaaaatgaacattatttggtgttttTGATGTTATGCAATGTGTttttgtggtttaaggtaaaaaaaacaaaagaaaacattattttccacataatgtacattattgtttctcctctgtgcCCCACCTTCCcgaaacgtgttgatttttacaaagctcatcgttctgaaaagcgagctgtacgtgttgatttttacaaagctcatcgttctgaaaagcgagctgtacgtgttgatttttacaaagctcatcgttctgaaaagcgagctgtatgctgattggccagctatccagtgcgttgtgattggctgaatactttAACCGTTGAGACAAAACCACTAAAACCAATTACAAACaagacatttgttgcatccagtgtggacataattactgattataatgacttataccgCCTTTTACGCGTTGCATATCGTATTTGGGTTTAACCCTTCTGGAACAGTGTTGGAAAAACAGCTTATCCACGGATTTTTAGTtctaaacaaagtagtttcgctttcataacaaaacacacagcagCGGCAGCAACAGCAAGGATCAacgttacaccttctttctttgtgtgaacatttgggctgcattatgcaaatcttcccacacagtgatgtggACGTGGGCGTGTTTAAATtagccgttttaggagggcatAAAGAATATCTAATTTGGattgagattttagtctttgcaactttacagatcttcttcatgcaccaataGCTTGTAAtacttcaaagagaaaggaacaatttaaatcgcataatatgacccctttaaacttaaGACATGTCATGTGCGAATCCCTtatctttcattcattttattgttttattttcttacttCTGGTAGCAGTGAGTACATTTATATTCGTCTAGTTTTGTGTTCAGTGCAGTCGTTGTAGAACGACCAAATTAGAATACACACGATCAGTATACAGAAATAGTTCAAGTCCCCAAATTACTTTTTAAGGGCAAGGTATTCTTAGTGCCTGTTCGTTTTATAGTTAACCTGTGCCTCTGAGAGTTACTGCCCAGATGACAACCTTGAGAAATCTGCCAACCCATGTACAAAATGAGAGCTGTgccagtgctgtttttttttgggaaCTCCattatataactaaaattaatCACATTAACTCACTTTCCCAAAGGAGAGGTTAAAAAGGCTAAAATTTTGACTATGATCAGTTTTGATGATCAGTCCTAATTTCACATTATGGTGGCAACTTCAATCCAAAGTATATTTCAATTATGACACATCAAGTATGTTTAGCGAATGTCTTCATCTGAACACGTAAGCCTTTAAAAGTACACTTTTTTAGAAAGGGCATGACATttttaacaaagcagacttcaccCACAAGTTGGTAATGTAATTATGTTTGTTGCGTAACAACACACACATTATCTAGACGCACATCTCTTTCAGAGTGTTAATGTTGGTGTGTGTTTTATCAGATATATCAGATCCTGGGGAGGAGGAGGGGCCTACAGAAGGGGCGTTTGAAGGCCATCAAGAGGCTGTGAATGGAATGCAGATCCATAACGGACTGCTGTACACTTGCTCAGGGGACCGCACTATACGCGCTTTCAACCTGATCGTAAGACTTTGTAGAAATTGTCTGAAACATGTAGTTTAGGAAAAGCATTTCAACACGAATATCATGATCGATGAATGTAGCTCACAGTCTCCTCGTTGGTACAGAGCCGGAAGTGTGTGGCGGTGTTTGAAGGTCACAGCAGTAAAGTGAATTGTCTGTTGGTGTCATGTGGAGGAGGCCTGCAACAACGCCTGTACTCGGGATCAAGTGACCAGACCATCCGCTGTTACAGCCTCAAGGTACATCATTTATTCAGATTGATGttgtttgaaactttttttctttaatagaaCATGAAAGTTTTCAGATGCACTTTAGTAGAGAGTTATTCACATGGTCAGATAGTTCATACAACTTTTTATATCAGGGGCGGACAATGCAAGGCTGTGTAAttctaaactttaaaatatacatttatatttattttaattacacatttaaattaaactgaaggaaattatacatttaacatGCTTTAACAAGGATTATTTAAAACAAACGTGAAGTGTGCTTGTGTGGAAAGGAAATGGTCCTTTTTGGGTCCTTTACAAAAACAAGTGAGCGCCatttataaaaattgaaataGGCCCTATGTAATAGGCACTGTtgcttattattaaattaaagctTCAGATGCATGATATTTGTAGGGCCCAtgacatccattttatttttcccaaagtagcctaagttgtattttttcctaaatatttttttccatttttatttttctggatccatttattatttatttttttttctggaagatTATATTAAATCTAATCAAAAaaacatgtctaattaattaaaaacatgaaacTTGTTTCATTTGACAGCAATTTAGGCCTATtcaaagtttaacaaaaattacattctTAGGTCCCAAATTCTGTGCTTtccattttaataacttttaaataattgaattcataaaaacaacataatttattaagctatataaaataatagggccctatgaaattttaattttatttacttattttttagaaattctgtgtgtattattatttttctgttgaaGGCCAAACATTAATCTATCtttcattataatgaatattaaacaaACCCTTTAATCTTTGTACATTTAAAGTGCTACACAACAGAAGTTTACTGTGTAATAATGTCACGGAATTCgtcaaacattaaattattaaatcaaatgcaaTACAGTACACTTTAATCAAAACGCTATAGGACTAGTGTATGTGAatatattaaatgacaaaaaatattatttagctACTACAGACATCAGacgtttttgttttataaagctaTGAGAAGTTTTAGTTAACAACGGTAACTTTGTTTGACTTCCTGCCTTACATCATCTCTTTTTTTTCGTGGAAGAAAGGACTTAACATGAGTTTTAATTATAATGGCACCGATGAAAGATTGACAGGAATTACGAGTCCTTCCGTTTTGAGCGTTTTCTTAATAATCTTGGTATTTCATGGCTTTCTATAGCACTGAGAATATTTCCAggatttctgttgttttttctcAGACGACAGAGTGTGTGGAGCAGCTGGCTCTCCCAGACCGAGTGCTTTGTCTTCATAATCGTTGGAAAATTCTCTATGCCGGTCTTGCCAATGGCTCTGTGATCACCTTCAGTCTTAGGGTATTAAGTCTTTAATCAATCAGAATTCAGGGTTTGGGCTAATATAATCTATATTTAGCGAAGATAAGCTTATGTAGTCCTCTGTTCCCTGATTGTGTGTTTGCAGAACAATAAGCAGCTGGATGTGTTCGAGTGCCACGGCCCGAGGGCTGTCAGTTGTCTGGCGACGGCTCAGGAAGGGGCTCGCCGAATCCTGCTGGTCGGCTCTTATGACGCCACCATCAGCGTTAGAGATGCTAAGAGTGGCCTGCTCCTGCGAACGCTGGAGGGCCACAGCAAAACTGTGCTCTGCATGAAGGTTTGTGTCTAATCCCATTTTTCCAAATGATTATGCTTAATGCAGTTACTCGAAACATGCTTTTGCATCGTGTTTGAAGCTTGCCAGCCCCCGTCCTCATTCAGTTTCATCATATTAAAAAGAGATATCCTGTGAAAATACTAGGTTTTA
This region of Carassius auratus strain Wakin chromosome 17, ASM336829v1, whole genome shotgun sequence genomic DNA includes:
- the LOC113117062 gene encoding zinc finger protein 106-like; amino-acid sequence: MVKEQKCILCETVYSSKQEMEEHMRSMLHHRELENLKGRDCGHECRVCGVTEVSLTDYASHISSQLHKQRVEDQKNWPTNEDQDEEYFDKDTVQLIEKRKEIIRNEEASAKQAKDEQEQRRRWQELQTQWPGPRPLMYQQCGPWDRPYPNFTQTPKRDRGSNWQNLRFSSPERDKRFSRDVRCATWHAEGPPDLQKWESVGRQGGSLHNQGNFWVGRQGGYGVCPPQLRKQFTWSNNQFNAPWKRQYMSPPRFFKPSAKEPQKTPSSSENQTRGEQSLEESGGEHDPNKGKGQKSEKAHRWAPYPPAKLGDPSSQTDPQPMLDKSDVGSPQTFKAQSFKEGMERISLADQTNWQNKPTEPKASDCREQKSSFKIIGDTSMDCFIYPSTSTTRKTEKPRMLAEDSSKMYLRQTGSQGSIGFKHSHLNSEFPQHATSNAEQDSLLSEMLRKAKETLLNRNNPNDVSATESCLKASKTVMKEQVESSELIKNQKLQESKKKLNKNKGQERLGFVRHFSNDKEQLTSTETSVQFGKVRKDCRQSLQSLQVSTSTIDHKDEEECGEMEENPHLPVQDQVMDTLDEGLCSAGEGSQQTASGSVPSLSKLALPACLQRDLNRHMGPKAASHEPNLNIARRIRNVSGTRKNETEKDAGLKPTLRQLISSSGSRRNVNWDQVYQEVNRKKQGKGLPRFGIEMVPCEPEGPNQMDEDEVPLSEGFHWDSLFELSQVPSHKQSLSESSVVKESHSGTSSIPKAVEPVRDSSEYGPSQPLRREELQSTGLLENQGLKGPTKGPEEVEEDAGCISETELIDTQGAGKKRRAPGDVVSPGIPYEDRKNKRQKIKAKKERSQVDQLLAVSLREEELNVSLQAVDNSLIQARAALQAAYLEVQRLLMVKQQATNEVNSLRTKRIEILQGMQGEFESKERERNSESILTSSSAHVSQITNPVPSTTAAHSSSSTSLLPVTIKQEPITQSNPISQPDLVKIPLPSPQSTTLVQTVFAACQTDARFNTKIKASQGDTSMALAAASSVHRLQQSPVKEIHRNSSSQEALANPSSSLMSVTFSPKPLSPSNHLETNPVKRVRKLKKRKCLNKAKLNEQPEISESELDAEQSAPRPTRKCRPHRRSSNINASPSTPEEKDENEEMVVTDASKAQQQGAKLATPPVNGDHSESSELEMVELPPPDIDIVNLDSSDEEMPEKKAKGSSTADTTDHAVTDPQNFACNEVTSTSEIDTSSIVKTSESEIKSASVLESKVPSDISDPGEEEGPTEGAFEGHQEAVNGMQIHNGLLYTCSGDRTIRAFNLISRKCVAVFEGHSSKVNCLLVSCGGGLQQRLYSGSSDQTIRCYSLKTTECVEQLALPDRVLCLHNRWKILYAGLANGSVITFSLRNNKQLDVFECHGPRAVSCLATAQEGARRILLVGSYDATISVRDAKSGLLLRTLEGHSKTVLCMKVVNDLVFSGSSDQSVHAHNIHTGELVRIYKGHSHAVTVVAILGKVMVTACLDKLVRVYELQSHDRLQVYGGHSDMVMCMVIHKSMIYTGCYDGSVRAVRLNLIQNYRCWWHGCTLIFGVMEHLQQHLLNDHTSPAQQIFKCRWRNCDTYFTTRNGSKQAVHCHMQKHAEDDSKMEP